GCGGGGTACATCGACAGGGCCGATGCCGCGTGGCCGCGCCTTCGGTAGATCCGCAGCGTGTCTTCGGCCAGCATCCGCGACTACTCGAGGCTGAAAGCAATCCGTGCCGACTGCAGACCGTAGGCGCGCTCGACGAGATCGTCCTGGCTCGAGAAGAGGTGCGGGGCGTCGAGCCCGGTGAGGACGACGAGCCGCCGCTCGGCGTCGGCATGCGGCTCGAGGCTGCCGTCGGCGAGGATGTGCCCGATCTCCGACACTCGCCCGCGCAGGTGGCGGCACACCAGGATCGCCCGGTGGCAGTCGAGCGGATCGCGTTCCGCGCACATCATGGCGACGGCGTGGGTGCTCGTGCCGGTGACCACGCGTGCCAGGCCGGCGCGAAACGCCGGCGTGCGCGCGAGCCGGGCGAAGTCGACCCGCCCGTCGACGTAGCAGGCCTCGTCCGAC
The Acidobacteriota bacterium DNA segment above includes these coding regions:
- a CDS encoding DUF488 domain-containing protein; its protein translation is MAHRLLTIGHANHPVERFIALLRQHDATAVADVRSAPYSRHVPQYSREALRAQLARQGIDYVFLGQELGARPSDEACYVDGRVDFARLARTPAFRAGLARVVTGTSTHAVAMMCAERDPLDCHRAILVCRHLRGRVSEIGHILADGSLEPHADAERRLVVLTGLDAPHLFSSQDDLVERAYGLQSARIAFSLE